Proteins from a genomic interval of Rosa chinensis cultivar Old Blush chromosome 2, RchiOBHm-V2, whole genome shotgun sequence:
- the LOC112186650 gene encoding CBL-interacting serine/threonine-protein kinase 6 — translation MAEQKTGDAVLHGKYELGRMLGHGTFAKVYHARNVETGKSMAMKVVGKEKVIKVGMMEQIKREISVMRMVKHPNIVELHEVMASKSKIYFAMDLVRGGELFAKIAKGRLKEDVARVYFQQLISAIDFCHSRGVYHRDLKPENLLLDDDGNLKVTDFGLSAFSEHLKQDGLLHTTCGTPAYVAPEVIGKKGYDGAKADLWSCGVILYVLLAGFLPFQDDNLVSMYRKIYRGDFKCPPWFSSEARRLVTKLLDPNPSTRISVSKIMDSSWFKKSVPKTVKSFSKKEQEFDETSEKNSKQMETLNAFHIISLSEGFDLSPLFEEKKREEKEELRFATTRSASTVISKLEEVAKAGKFRVKKSDSMVRLQGEASGRKGKLAIAAEIFAVTPSFLVVEVKKDNGDTLEYNQFCSKELRPALKDIVWTNSPAPA, via the coding sequence ATGGCTGAACAGAAGACCGGAGACGCCGTGCTCCACGGCAAGTACGAGCTGGGGCGAATGCTCGGCCATGGCACCTTCGCCAAGGTGTACCATGCCCGGAACGTAGAGACCGGGAAATCCATGGCCATGAAGGTGGTGGGGAAAGAGAAGGTGATCAAAGTCGGGATGATGGAGCAGATCAAGAGAGAAATATCAGTCATGAGGATGGTGAAGCATCCTAACATCGTCGAGCTCCATGAGGTGATGGCGAGCAAGTCCAAGATCTATTTCGCCATGGATCTGGTCCGAGGCGGCGAGCTTTTTGCTAAAATCGCCAAGGGCCGGCTGAAGGAAGACGTGGCAAGAGTCTATTTCCAGCAACTCATCTCCGCCATCGATTTCTGCCACAGCCGGGGAGTCTACCACCGGGATTTGAAGCCGGAAAACCTCCTCCTAGATGATGACGGCAACTTGAAGGTGACTGATTTCGGGCTCAGTGCTTTCTCCGAGCACCTAAAGCAAGACGGGCTCCTGCACACCACTTGTGGCACGCCGGCGTATGTTGCGCCCGAGGTGATAGGGAAGAAGGGCTACGACGGAGCCAAAGCGGATCTGTGGTCATGTGGAGTTATTCTTTATGTGCTCCTGGCCGGGTTTCTGCCATTTCAAGATGACAATTTGGTCTCCATGTATAGAAAGATTTACAGGGGAGACTTCAAATGTCCGCCTTGGTTTTCTTCCGAGGCCCGAAGACTTGTTACGAAGCTTCTGGACCCGAACCCGAGTACCAGAATCTCTGTTTCCAAGATCATGGACTCGTCTTGGTTCAAGAAATCGGTGCCCAAGACGGTGAAGTCGTTCTCAAAGAAAGAGCAGGAGTTCGATGAGACTTCAGAGAAGAATTCGAAGCAGATGGAGACATTGAATGCATTTCACATCATCTCGCTTTCTGAAGGGTTCGACTTGTCTCCTCTGTTcgaggagaagaagagggaggagaaggaggagctGAGATTCGCTACGACGCGGTCGGCGAGCACCGTGATATCGAAATTGGAGGAGGTGGCGAAAGCTGGCAAGTTCAGGGTGAAGAAGAGTGACTCCATGGTGAGGCTTCAGGGAGAGGCGAGCGGTAGGAAAGGGAAGCTGGCCATTGCGGCGGAGATTTTCGCCGTAACGCCGTCGTTTCTGGTTGTGGAGGTGAAGAAGGACAATGGTGATACTCTCGAGTACAACCAGTTCTGCAGCAAAGAGCTCAGACCGGCGCTGAAAGACATTGTCTGGACTAACTCGCCCGCCCCtgcttga